The following proteins come from a genomic window of Sorex araneus isolate mSorAra2 chromosome 1, mSorAra2.pri, whole genome shotgun sequence:
- the FZD1 gene encoding frizzled-1, with translation MAEEEAPKKSWAAGGRASWELSAGALGAGPVAEGIGAARRLGRRPAADPGRLARRLLLLLWLLEAPLLLGVRAQAAGQGPGPGQQPPAPPPPPPQQQQGGQQYNGERGISIPDHGYCQPISIPLCTDIAYNQTIMPNLLGHTNQEDAGLEVHQFYPLVKVQCSAELKFFLCSMYAPVCTVLEQALPPCRSLCERARQGCEALMNKFGFQWPDTLKCEKFPVHGAGELCVGQNTSDKGTPTPSLLPEFWTSNPQHGGGGGHRGGGGFPGTGGASERGKFSCPRALKVPSYLNYHFLGEKDCGAPCEPTKVYGLMYFGPEELRFSRTWIGIWSVLCCASTLFTVLTYLVDMRRFSYPERPIIFLSGCYTAVAVAYIAGFLLEDRVVCNDKFSEDGARTVAQGTKKEGCTILFMMLYFFSMASSIWWVILSLTWFLAAGMKWGHEAIEANSQYFHLAAWAVPAIKTITILALGQVDGDVLSGVCFVGLNNVDALRGFVLAPLFVYLFIGTSFLLAGFVSLFRIRTIMKHDGTKTEKLEKLMVRIGVFSVLYTVPATIVIACYFYEQAFRDQWERSWVAQSCKSYAIPCPHLQAGGGAPPHPPMSPDFTVFMIKYLMTLIVGITSGFWIWSGKTLNSWRKFYTRLTNSKQGETTV, from the coding sequence ATGGCTGAGGAGGAGGCGCCTAAGAAGTCCTGGGCCGCCGGCGGCCGCGCGAGCTGGGAACTTTCTGCCGGGGCGCTCGGGGCTGGCCCGGTGGCCGAAGGGATCGGGGCCGCCCGCAGGCTCGGCCGTCGCCCCGCTGCTGACCCCGGGCGCCTGGCGCGCCGGCTGCTGCTGCTACTTTGGCTGCTGGAGGCGCCGCTGCTGCTGGGGGTCCGGGCGCAGGCGGCGGGCCAGGGGCCCGGGCCGGGCCAGCAGCCCCCGGCGCCGCCCCCGCCACCTCCGCAGCAGCAACAGGGAGGGCAGCAGTACAACGGCGAGCGGGGTATCTCCATCCCGGACCACGGCTACTGCCAGCCCATCTCTATCCCACTGTGCACGGACATCGCCTACAACCAGACCATCATGCCCAACCTGCTGGGCCACACGAACCAGGAGGACGCGGGCCTCGAGGTGCATCAGTTCTACCCGCTGGTGAAGGTGCAGTGCTCGGCCGAGCTCAAGTTCTTCCTGTGCTCCATGTACGCGCCCGTGTGCACCGTGTTGGAGCAGGCGCTGCCGCCCTGCCGCTCCCTGTGCGAGCGCGCGCGCCAGGGCTGCGAGGCGCTCATGAACAAGTTCGGCTTCCAGTGGCCTGACACGCTCAAGTGCGAGAAGTTCCCGGTGCACGGCGCGGGCGAGCTGTGCGTGGGCCAGAACACGTCGGACAAGGGCACCCCGACGCCCTCGCTGCTTCCCGAGTTCTGGACTAGCAACCCCCAACACGGAGGCGGCGGGGGAcaccgcggcggcggcggcttccCGGGGACCGGCGGCGCGTCCGAGCGCGGCAAGTTCTCCTGCCCGCGCGCGCTCAAGGTGCCCTCCTACCTCAACTACCACTTCCTGGGGGAGAAGGACTGCGGCGCACCGTGCGAGCCCACCAAGGTATACGGGCTCATGTACTTTGGGCCCGAGGAACTGCGCTTCTCGCGCACCTGGATCGGCATCTGGTCGGTGCTGTGCTGCGCCTCCACGCTGTTCACCGTGCTCACCTACCTGGTGGACATGCGGCGCTTCAGCTACCCGGAACGGCCCATCATCTTCCTGTCGGGCTGCTACACCGCCGTGGCCGTGGCCTATATCGCTGGCTTCCTGCTGGAGGACCGGGTGGTGTGTAATGACAAGTTCTCCGAGGACGGGGCGCGCACCGTGGCGCAGGGCACCAAGAAGGAGGGCTGCACCATCCTCTTCATGATGCTCTACTTCTTCAGCATGGCCAGCTCCATCTGGTGGGTGATCCTCTCCCTTACCTGGTTTCTCGCGGCCGGCATGAAGTGGGGCCACGAAGCCATCGAGGCCAACTCGCAGTACTTCCACCTGGCCGCCTGGGCCGTGCCGGCCATTAAGACCATCACCATCCTGGCCCTGGGCCAGGTGGACGGCGACGTGCTGAGCGGGGTGTGCTTCGTTGGTCTCAATAACGTGGACGCGCTGCGCGGCTTCGTGCTGGCGCCCCTCTTCGTGTACCTGTTCATCGGCACCTCGTTCTTGCTGGCGGGCTTCGTGTCGCTCTTCCGCATACGCACGATCATGAAGCACGACGGCACCAAGACCGAGAAGCTGGAGAAGCTCATGGTGCGCATCGGTGTCTTCAGCGTCCTCTACACCGTGCCTGCCACTATAGTCATCGCCTGCTACTTCTATGAGCAGGCCTTCCGGGACCAGTGGGAGCGCAGCTGGGTGGCCCAGAGCTGCAAAAGCTATgccatcccctgcccccacctccaggcCGGCGGGggcgccccgccccacccccctatGAGCCCCGACTTCACAGTCTTCATGATCAAGTACCTTATGACACTGATCGTGGGCATCACGTCGGGCTTCTGGATCTGGTCTGGCAAGACCCTAAACTCCTGGAGGAAGTTCTACACCAGGCTCACCAACAGCAAACAGGGGGAGACCACCGTCTGA